Proteins encoded within one genomic window of Companilactobacillus sp.:
- a CDS encoding energy-coupling factor transporter transmembrane component T family protein, with amino-acid sequence MNPSLKLALVLIFSFEIAFMQSIYANIIIAAVGFIYLLAKRMSFKKLLWLLIVPIIPVFGTWFSFYMHGSGDSMHSAWLLSTRIYAYIFLGGILSFTVDVDDLLGSLEQNCHIPSKFVYGTLGAFNFAPRVVQTVKQMKTAAMMRGEVLHVWSPELFFKSILISLRWSDNLSQAMQSHGFSEYSDRSHYDVYPIPAWNWVLAVVLIISLQFLAFSHLT; translated from the coding sequence ATGAATCCATCTCTTAAGCTGGCTTTAGTTTTGATTTTTAGTTTTGAAATTGCCTTTATGCAAAGTATTTATGCCAACATCATTATTGCTGCAGTTGGTTTTATCTACTTATTGGCAAAAAGAATGAGCTTTAAAAAGTTACTCTGGTTATTGATCGTACCGATCATTCCAGTATTTGGTACTTGGTTCTCGTTTTACATGCATGGATCTGGAGATTCGATGCACAGTGCTTGGTTGCTATCGACCAGAATTTACGCCTACATTTTCTTAGGCGGTATCCTTTCCTTTACTGTTGACGTTGACGATTTACTTGGCTCCCTAGAACAAAATTGTCACATTCCTTCCAAGTTCGTTTACGGAACTCTGGGTGCATTCAACTTTGCTCCTCGAGTTGTTCAAACAGTTAAGCAAATGAAGACTGCTGCGATGATGCGAGGCGAGGTACTGCATGTTTGGTCACCAGAATTATTCTTCAAATCAATTTTGATATCGTTGCGTTGGTCGGATAATTTGTCACAAGCGATGCAATCGCATGGTTTTAGCGAGTATTCCGATCGCAGTCATTACGATGTTTATCCGATTCCAGCTTGGAATTGGGTTTTAGCTGTTGTATTAATAATTAGTTTACAATTTTTGGCATTTAGTCACTTAACCTAA